The sequence below is a genomic window from Eleginops maclovinus isolate JMC-PN-2008 ecotype Puerto Natales chromosome 20, JC_Emac_rtc_rv5, whole genome shotgun sequence.
acttattgtgagTCGCTTAGGATAGCACgctacaggagagggagcaccacagaagaagaacagggcctctttcaTATCTTCAGTTAGTTTTGCagtttttgttcatttgattgttttatctGAGGTTGATGAAAGGTTGTTTATTCCAGCTCCAGGTTATTCAGGTCAgggttgttttatattttcataattaaaaTGACAGCCGGACAACTGAAAGACAGACGGGTGAGAGGCAGACAGGTAAAGGGTTTGAGGTTCTGAAAGGAAACATGTTTTCCATGTTGTCCATTTCCACCTGAAAGTGTACAgcctttcacaataagagttcCCTGTGGACTTCCTTTAGACTGTCTAATGAGCCTTTATCAGGCAGACGCTCTAAGCTCAGTTTTAGGCTGCCTTTAATGCTGCTGTCTTTAAAAACCTAAGAACAcaaattgttatttaaaaatataaattcacATGAAGTCTCAGACTGATCCTTGGTTGATTACCAGTTACATTTCCCAAATCAGCACTTCTTTTAACGCCCCCCTGTGGTGACTGCCTGCATTGCACCAGCGGGACCCCCTCATGTACTCCCAGGGGTCCCCTTACCCTCAGTCCGGAACCACTGATGTAGAACATATGGAGGCATGCTCAGAACAGTTTAATGAATTAAAAGACGTTTGAAAGACCATGAAGTTATCTCCTTTATTACCGTTAAATATAAATCCCATGTGTGTTCTTCATGCAGCGCGGTTAAATACCTCTCCTCATAAATCAGCTTTATATATTTGGTCTCTTTCATTATCTCTAAATATTGCATCTCACGGTGGTTGTATATAACTATGAAGCGAGTTACTGTCCGTCACCTTCAGGGAAGGAATGAACAGGAGGGATTTAATGAGGAGTCGAAGCGTTCAGCAGGGGGGTCTGCAGCTGGAGGGACGGGGGTCTGCAGCTGGAGGGACGGGGGTCTGCAGCTGGAGGGACGGGGGTCTGCAGCTGGAGGGACGGGGGTCTGCAGCTCGACGGACAGGGGTCTGCAGCTGGAGGGACGGGGGTCTACAGCTGGAGACCAACCTGTGCAGCGAGCACAGAGACGCTGCTGAAGTCCGTAACGTTTGACCCAGGTTTACCCGACGCAGCTCAGGCAGCAGCAGGCCGGCCTCCTGGAGACGATCTCCCCCTCCATCAGCTCCTCCAGGGAGTCCTCCACTTCCTGCAGACCCTCCAGACCCTCCAGACCCCCGCAGGCCTCCACACCGGCCGGCTGGGTCGCCTCCACCGACCAGAACGCCACCGGAACCTGCAGAACCCCAACAGGAAGGAAAAATAAGTTCTCTGTAAAAGTATCATCGTATCGTAGGTGAAAACTGaagggcagggggggggggggatccaGAGCACGGTCAAACCAAACACTCCCCCCTTGTGTCTCACCCTCAGCTGCATCTCACTCAGCATGGCTTCCAGTTCTgtgatgtgattggtcagatCAGGGGTTGGCTCCTCCTCCAAAGTGAGCCACGGGGCCTGGACTGATGCCACTCGAGCTGCCACCGCAACCACGCCATCAACACatcctgagagagagacaggtgagaagACAGGTAAGAGAGGGATACAGGtgagaggacaggtgagagagagagagagagaaagagagggagagggagagagagagagagagagagagagagagagagagagagagagagagagagagagagagagagagacacatcaTGAGGACACTTTAGAATAACTctctgacaggaggagagacAAAGGTCCATTTTCATAACTTGGTAGATTTTTAGAAAAAGGTTTTGAAAAAGCTGAGAATCTAAAAAAGTTGGAATTTTCTGTTTTTGAGAAAAGTCCAAATTTTGGTTAAAAAGTAAGTCATTTGGAGATTTTCAGAAACTGTTGCTTTGCAAAGTAAGATTTACGCTTTAACAGGAAGGAATAAAGAAATGTGGACGCTCCCTAAAAGGATCAGGTGACCATCAGAGctcctgcagacaggaagtggaagccATCAGCTGACCTGTGTTTACCAGAGCGCGTCTGTCGTAGCGCTGCCTCAACGGGAACCGTCCAATCAGATCGCAGGCCTTACGGAGGTCGGACAGGAAGGTCTCTaacgcagacaggaagagaaCCCACAGGCGCTCAGAAACCTGTCTGTCCTCCACACCCGAGGGGGCGGGGCCACAGTCTAGCACCTGTCTGTCCTCCAGACCTGAGGGGGCGGGGCCACAATCTGACAGCAGACGCAGCAAACGCCGGGACAGACCTGCAGATAGACAGGTTAGAtacggacagacagacaggaagtaaacactaacaggaacagcaggagaCAGGTCCAAACCCGCAAGGGAGTGCGACGGACGCTGAAGCTAAttttcgtagtggccaaacatcGGTACTAGAA
It includes:
- the zgc:109913 gene encoding regulator of G-protein signaling 9-binding protein; this encodes MTSRWRRSVDELALRGRQRGECERAQEALGRVTSCFQQLAASLGSSADGSFLRDEMDETRNLAQRICRGLSRRLLRLLSDCGPAPSGLEDRQVLDCGPAPSGVEDRQVSERLWVLFLSALETFLSDLRKACDLIGRFPLRQRYDRRALVNTGCVDGVVAVAARVASVQAPWLTLEEEPTPDLTNHITELEAMLSEMQLRVPVAFWSVEATQPAGVEACGGLEGLEGLQEVEDSLEELMEGEIVSRRPACCCLSCVG